In a genomic window of Styela clava chromosome 11, kaStyClav1.hap1.2, whole genome shotgun sequence:
- the LOC120347578 gene encoding uncharacterized protein LOC120347578: protein MWKQGLFGCFSNASLSFLACCAFPLAVGKNAEAVGEPNSVLWVIAVMYAPCVAGALLRGLIRKKKGIEGSFFVDCFLWFCLPCCAICQEASETGALDYLQQPELQSMERDAHATT from the exons ATGTGGAAGCAAGGACTTTTTGGATGTTTTAGTAACGCAAGTTTAAGCTTTTTGGCATGCTGCGCTTTCCCCCTTGCAGTGGGAAAAAACGCAGAAGCTGTCGGTGAACCAAATTCAGTTCTGTGGGTGATTGCTGTCATGTATGCTCCATGTGTTGCTGGTGCTTTGCTTCGAGGACTAATTAGGAAAAAGAAG GGAATTGAAGGTTCATTTTTTGTTGATTGCTTTTTATGGTTTTGTCTTCCATGCTGTGCCATATGTCAAGAAGCCTCGGAAACTGGCGCTTTGGATTACTTACAACAGCCCGAACTACAAAGCATGGAGCGTGATGCACACGCAACGACATAG